One Oscarella lobularis chromosome 18, ooOscLobu1.1, whole genome shotgun sequence genomic window, ACTTTCAGCAATGGGAACAGAAACGGCTACGAGAACCTCGTCTTTACCTTCTTCAATATCGTCTAAAGAATCGTTTGAAAAAACAGTTGGCGCTTTTCCTTTGACAGCTGAATCAGACGGTTGTCGTTCGTCCAGGGAACTTTGAACTTGAGTCTGTGCAACCACGACtaccttctccttctcctcctcctttttctcATACAGCCCCCTCACTCCGCCGACAATCAAAGGCACAGGAAGCCAAACGTGATAGAGTCTCAATCGCATTCCATGTGATACAACAACACTCCCTTTTCCCTTAGCCAATGAGCCACCCTGTCGATTCGAACAATCGAAGCACTGCGGATAGAAACGCTGCTCTAGCGCATTCCCACCGCGTTCTACGACGGCACTCGGCGGCTGATGATCGGCGACGTAGCGTGCAGCGCGTCGACCGCAACTATGGCAACCGTGACGTTTACCGATCGCCTGAACGGCCTCCTTTTCGACTCGCGTCGCGTATTCGTGGCCTTTGGGAGCGGCTATTGATTGGCGTGCAAACGATCCCGGTCGAAAGAGATCGCTCGGGAGAACGGCGCGAAAACGGCCgccgaagaggagaaacgtCGCTATtgagccgccgccgaagagcGCGATGTCGGTCGTGACTTGCGAAAAGCGGAGAGAGATCGTCGGAGAAGCGATTCGGGTTGAATTGAGACGATTTGCCGCTTTCAAAGAGGCGACCGTTGAGAGTGAGGCGAATGTCCCGGCTGTAACGACAGAAACGAAGCCGACGAGCGATGCGACGATGCCACGGCCTGACGTGAGGCGTAGAGGAGCAAAAACAAAGGTTTGACCCGCGGCGAGGACGACGGGAAAGGCAGCTGAACCGAGAGCAGACGCAACGAGAGCTTCGCCTATGTTGACGTCCATTAACACGTGACGATCGCGTACGCTAATGACATTTGAAAAAGTCACCGCCAGCAGGCGAGTACTCAGCaggaggtgtatatattccggcaggcggtgtatatattccggcaagcggtgtacgtactccgccagcaggcggtgtatatattccggcaggcggtgtatatattccggcaagcggtgtacgtactccgccggcaggcggtgtatatattccggcaggcgctgtacgtactccgccagagggcggtgtatatattccggcaggcggtgtatatattccggcaagcggtgtacgtactccgcctgtaggcggtgtatatattcccgtaggcggtgaacgtactccgcctgtaggcggtgtatatattccggtaggcggtgtacgtactccgcctgtaggcggtgtatatattccggcaagcggtgtacgtactccgccggcaggcggtgtatatattccggcaggcggtgtacgtactccgccagcaggcggtgtata contains:
- the LOC136197903 gene encoding uncharacterized protein codes for the protein MHRPLAEYVQRLPEYIHRLQAEYVHRLPEYIHRLQAEYVHRLPEYIHRLPEYIHRRLAEYVHRLPEYIHRLPEYIHRPLAEYVQRLPEYIHRLPAEYVHRLPAEYVHRLPEYIHRLPVEYVHRLPEYIHRLLAEYVHRLPEYIHRLPAEYVHRLPEYIHRLQAEYVHRLPEYIHRLQAEYVHRLREYIHRLQAEYVHRLPEYIHRLPEYIHRPLAEYVQRLPEYIHRLPAEYVHRLPEYIHRLPEYIHRLLAEYVHRLPEYIHRLPEYIHLLLSTRLLAVTFSNVISVRDRHVLMDVNIGEALVASALGSAAFPVVLAAGQTFVFAPLRLTSGRGIVASLVGFVSVVTAGTFASLSTVASLKAANRLNSTRIASPTISLRFSQVTTDIALFGGGSIATFLLFGGRFRAVLPSDLFRPGSFARQSIAAPKGHEYATRVEKEAVQAIGKRHGCHSCGRRAARYVADHQPPSAVVERGGNALEQRFYPQCFDCSNRQGGSLAKGKGSVVVSHGMRLRLYHVWLPVPLIVGGVRGLYEKKEEEKEKVVVVAQTQVQSSLDERQPSDSAVKGKAPTVFSNDSLDDIEEG